A genomic stretch from Nocardia wallacei includes:
- the hisS gene encoding histidine--tRNA ligase has product MTKTSSFTAPKGFPDYLPPASAQFIAVRDALVRAARLAGYGHVELPIFEETGLFVRGVGESTDVVSKEMWTFPDRKNRSMTLRPEGTASVIRAVIEHGLDRGALPVKLCYAGPFFRYENVQAGRYRQLQQVGVEAIGVDDPALDAEVIAVADAGFRSLGLEGFRLEITSLGDDTCRPQYRELLQQFLFGLPLDEETRRRAEINPLRVLDDKRPEVRELTAGAPLMIDHLSASAKAHFEQVLGHLDALGVSYVVNPRMVRGLDYYTKTTFEFVHDGLGAQSGIGGGGRYDGLMAELGGQPLSGIGFGLGVDRAILALAAEGKAAADPAQVDVFGVPLGEAAKSRLVELAGRLRAAGIRVDLAYGGRGVKGAMKAADRSGAKYALVLGDRDLAEGEIGLKDLSTGDQQQIPLDDAVPAVVAALAVDR; this is encoded by the coding sequence GTGACCAAGACCAGCAGCTTCACCGCCCCGAAGGGTTTCCCGGATTACCTGCCGCCGGCTTCCGCGCAGTTCATCGCCGTGCGGGACGCGCTGGTGCGCGCCGCGCGGCTGGCCGGGTACGGGCATGTGGAGCTGCCGATCTTCGAGGAGACCGGGCTGTTCGTCCGGGGTGTCGGCGAGTCGACCGACGTGGTCAGCAAGGAGATGTGGACCTTCCCGGACCGCAAGAACCGCAGTATGACGCTGCGTCCCGAGGGCACGGCCTCGGTGATCCGCGCGGTGATCGAGCACGGCCTGGACCGCGGCGCGCTGCCGGTCAAGCTGTGCTACGCGGGCCCGTTCTTCCGGTACGAGAACGTGCAGGCGGGGCGGTACCGGCAGTTGCAGCAGGTCGGTGTCGAGGCCATCGGCGTGGACGATCCGGCGCTGGACGCCGAGGTGATCGCCGTCGCCGACGCCGGGTTCCGGTCGCTGGGGCTGGAGGGGTTCCGGCTCGAGATCACCTCGCTCGGGGACGACACCTGCCGCCCGCAGTACCGGGAACTGTTGCAGCAGTTCCTGTTCGGGCTGCCGCTGGACGAGGAGACGCGGCGGCGCGCGGAGATCAATCCGCTGCGGGTGCTCGACGACAAGCGGCCGGAGGTGCGGGAGCTGACCGCCGGCGCGCCGCTGATGATCGATCACCTGTCCGCGTCGGCGAAGGCCCACTTCGAGCAGGTGCTCGGGCACCTGGACGCGCTCGGTGTGTCCTACGTCGTGAACCCGCGGATGGTGCGCGGCCTGGACTACTACACCAAGACGACCTTCGAGTTCGTGCACGACGGGCTGGGCGCGCAGTCCGGCATCGGCGGCGGCGGCCGCTACGACGGGCTGATGGCGGAGCTGGGCGGGCAGCCGTTGTCGGGCATCGGGTTCGGGCTCGGTGTGGACCGGGCCATCCTGGCGCTGGCCGCGGAGGGCAAGGCCGCGGCCGACCCGGCTCAGGTCGACGTGTTCGGGGTGCCGCTCGGCGAGGCCGCCAAGAGCCGCCTGGTCGAACTGGCCGGCCGGTTGCGGGCCGCGGGTATCCGGGTGGACCTGGCCTACGGTGGGCGCGGGGTCAAGGGCGCGATGAAGGCCGCCGACCGGTCGGGCGCGAAATACGCTCTGGTACTGGGTGATCGAGATCTGGCCGAGGGTGAGATCGGCCTGAAGGATCTGTCCACCGGCGACCAGCAGCAGATCCCGCTCGACGACGCGGTGCCGGCCGTCGTCGCCGCCCTGGCGGTGGATCGGTAG
- a CDS encoding TIGR03619 family F420-dependent LLM class oxidoreductase, translated as MRFTYAEAMTDPAYYIPLAQAAEAAGFHGMSIADSIAYPAESDSTYPYTPDGSREFLDGKPFIETFVLSAALAAATTTLRFNPFVIKLPIRPPVLVAKQAASLAYLSNNRFVLGVGISPWPEDFEIMGVPFERRGKRMDECIEVVRGLCTGEYFEYHGEFYDIAKIKITPAPTAPLPILVGGHSDAALRRAVRLCDGWMHAGGDADDLDRMLARLTELRAQSDRNGPFEIHVASLDAYTPDGIKRLEDKGVTDVIVGFRYPYTPGPDTEPLETKISNLQRYAESVIAKCA; from the coding sequence ATGCGCTTCACCTATGCGGAGGCGATGACCGATCCCGCGTACTACATCCCGCTGGCGCAGGCCGCGGAGGCCGCCGGGTTCCACGGCATGTCGATCGCCGACAGCATCGCGTATCCGGCGGAATCGGATTCGACCTATCCGTACACGCCCGACGGGTCGCGGGAGTTCCTCGACGGCAAACCCTTCATCGAGACCTTCGTGCTGTCCGCGGCGCTCGCGGCCGCGACCACGACGCTGCGGTTCAACCCGTTCGTGATCAAACTGCCGATCCGCCCCCCGGTATTGGTCGCCAAGCAGGCCGCCTCGCTGGCGTATCTGAGCAACAACCGGTTCGTGCTCGGTGTGGGCATCAGCCCGTGGCCGGAGGACTTCGAGATCATGGGCGTGCCGTTCGAGCGGCGCGGCAAGCGCATGGACGAGTGCATCGAGGTGGTACGCGGCCTGTGCACCGGCGAGTACTTCGAATACCACGGCGAGTTCTACGACATCGCCAAGATCAAGATCACCCCCGCCCCGACCGCGCCGCTGCCCATCCTGGTCGGCGGCCACAGCGATGCCGCGCTGCGCCGCGCGGTGCGTCTGTGCGACGGCTGGATGCACGCCGGCGGCGACGCCGACGACCTCGACCGCATGCTCGCCCGCCTCACCGAACTGCGCGCGCAGAGCGACCGCAATGGCCCCTTCGAAATCCACGTCGCCTCCCTCGACGCCTACACCCCCGACGGCATCAAGCGCCTCGAGGACAAGGGCGTCACCGACGTCATCGTCGGCTTCCGCTACCCCTACACCCCCGGCCCGGACACCGAGCCCCTGGAAACCAAGATCTCCAACCTGCAGCGCTACGCGGAATCCGTCATCGCCAAGTGCGCTTGA
- a CDS encoding TetR/AcrR family transcriptional regulator, with protein MPSLTRVPRHARKPTDDRRAEFEQRVLVAVEELLAEGTPYTEIAVQKIAAASNSARSTFYRYFPDKSRLLIRMADLATADLFEAAELWWSTEHTDRQAGVARAIGAMIAGFRRHRYLLLALSEVAAYDRDVGAYWRARVATFTEMVRARLESDRAAGRVGADLDPAATAVVLTSMVERSITVAFSADTGIGDTELARALGRAIWLVVYGDAPDAGPTR; from the coding sequence ATGCCGTCATTGACCCGAGTCCCGCGGCACGCGCGCAAGCCCACCGACGACCGCCGCGCCGAGTTCGAACAGCGGGTGCTCGTCGCGGTGGAGGAGTTGCTCGCCGAGGGCACGCCGTACACCGAGATCGCGGTGCAGAAGATCGCCGCCGCCTCGAATTCGGCACGGTCGACGTTCTATCGCTACTTCCCCGACAAGAGCCGCCTGCTCATCCGGATGGCCGACCTGGCCACCGCAGATCTGTTCGAAGCCGCCGAACTGTGGTGGAGCACCGAGCACACCGACCGGCAGGCGGGCGTGGCGCGCGCGATCGGGGCGATGATCGCCGGGTTCCGGCGGCACCGCTACCTGCTGCTGGCCTTGAGCGAGGTCGCCGCCTACGACCGGGATGTCGGCGCGTACTGGCGCGCCCGAGTCGCGACATTCACCGAAATGGTCCGCGCCAGACTGGAATCCGATCGCGCGGCGGGCCGGGTCGGCGCGGATCTGGACCCCGCCGCCACCGCAGTGGTGCTGACCTCGATGGTGGAGCGCTCGATCACCGTGGCGTTCTCGGCGGACACCGGAATCGGCGATACGGAGCTGGCCCGGGCGCTGGGCCGGGCGATCTGGCTGGTCGTGTACGGCGATGCTCCCGACGCGGGCCCCACGCGGTAG
- a CDS encoding NAD(P)/FAD-dependent oxidoreductase, with amino-acid sequence MDDVAAAAAERADVVVVGARCAGAATATTLARAGRTVIALDSARFPSDTLSTHLLWPSGVAELRRLGALAAVTDLGAPRLTRAYAGGAGHHIATGFPAVDGIDYAMCVRRIGLDDALVRTAAAAGAEIRERCRVTDIVWDGERCVGVRYTDPSGAAAEIRARLVVGADGRRSTVARLVGAAHPFAAERSGRDCLFAYWRDDATGWRRVAAQWRSGADLGTAFPCDDGLLLCLVQPPADPEQRPGAAEKRYAAAIERIPELAARLAGCERVGRVRSATGLSSYFRRSSGPGWALPGDAGHFKDPVTAQGIRDALHYGRLLGEAVAPVLDDTARLDRALSAWERRRVRECRDIYHWTNRLARGEAMRPLEIELYRAATRDPALSELVTGIFSRTRRPGELNAPARSARLVASALWRGRHDPVPVVADVARQVRDNAAEWFTTHTTLSSGPLQGLSHHAASLPFRSPSASPGEDHA; translated from the coding sequence ATGGATGACGTTGCCGCTGCCGCGGCGGAGCGGGCCGACGTGGTCGTGGTCGGCGCCCGCTGTGCCGGAGCCGCGACCGCGACCACGCTCGCGCGGGCCGGACGCACGGTGATCGCCCTGGACAGCGCCCGATTTCCGTCCGACACGCTCTCCACACACCTGCTGTGGCCGTCCGGGGTCGCCGAACTGCGGCGGCTCGGCGCCCTCGCCGCGGTCACCGACCTCGGCGCGCCGCGCCTGACCCGGGCCTACGCCGGGGGCGCCGGGCACCACATCGCGACGGGGTTCCCGGCCGTCGACGGGATCGACTACGCGATGTGCGTGCGCCGGATCGGACTGGACGACGCCCTGGTCCGCACGGCCGCCGCGGCGGGCGCCGAAATCCGTGAACGGTGCCGGGTCACCGACATCGTCTGGGACGGCGAGCGGTGCGTGGGCGTGCGATACACCGACCCGTCCGGGGCCGCTGCGGAGATCCGGGCCCGCCTGGTCGTCGGGGCCGACGGCCGTCGCAGCACCGTGGCCCGGCTGGTCGGCGCCGCGCACCCGTTCGCCGCGGAGCGCAGCGGGCGCGACTGCCTGTTCGCCTATTGGCGCGACGACGCCACCGGCTGGCGGCGCGTCGCAGCCCAATGGCGATCCGGTGCCGATCTGGGCACCGCATTCCCGTGCGACGACGGACTGCTGCTGTGCCTGGTGCAGCCACCCGCCGACCCGGAACAGCGACCCGGCGCGGCCGAAAAGCGTTACGCCGCGGCCATCGAGCGCATCCCCGAACTCGCGGCGCGCCTGGCCGGATGCGAACGGGTGGGGCGGGTGCGGTCGGCGACGGGCCTGTCGTCCTATTTCCGGCGGTCGTCGGGACCGGGCTGGGCATTGCCGGGCGACGCCGGGCACTTCAAGGATCCCGTCACTGCACAAGGCATCCGGGATGCCCTGCACTACGGGCGGCTGCTCGGCGAGGCGGTCGCACCGGTGCTGGACGACACCGCGCGGCTCGACCGGGCGCTCAGCGCATGGGAGCGGCGGCGGGTGCGCGAGTGCCGCGACATCTACCACTGGACCAATCGGCTGGCTCGCGGAGAAGCCATGCGCCCCTTGGAGATCGAGCTGTACCGCGCCGCCACCCGCGACCCGGCGCTGAGCGAATTGGTCACGGGGATCTTCTCCCGCACCCGCCGGCCCGGCGAGCTCAACGCCCCGGCCCGCTCCGCCCGTCTGGTGGCGAGTGCGCTGTGGCGGGGCCGCCACGACCCGGTGCCCGTGGTCGCCGATGTCGCGCGCCAGGTACGGGACAACGCCGCCGAATGGTTCACCACCCACACCACCCTGAGTTCCGGTCCGCTGCAGGGCCTTTCGCACCACGCGGCATCACTGCCGTTCCGTTCCCCCTCTGCCAGTCCAGGAGAAGACCATGCCTGA
- a CDS encoding hydroxysqualene dehydroxylase yields the protein MPDQLPTTSAHPNRRDVLRGALAAGVGLACAPVLSGPAAAAAPRRRSPGLRSAGRSVAIFGGGMAGLAAAHELAERAYEVTVYEPAYLGGKARSMGVPGTGAGGRRDLPGEHGFRFFPGCYQHVPDTMRRIPFPGNPNGVLDNLIRVEGTVAGLRGRPPIFAPVEIGSIDQLTPQLLQNTIVGAFGFVPELPPHELAFFAKQMALWFTSSAERRFGQWEYVTWEQIMHAEGKSAAYRDYLVNALTRITVAAKPHLSSARTIGTIGEALVLAATGAIPQFSGGIDRILNRPTNEAWIDPWVAYLRSLGVRFVLGSRASALHLGGGRVESVTVTDARGAAARVAADYYICAMPVDKAVPLLHDRILEADPHLAGMRELLTDWMVGIQYFLRRSTEIPQGHIAALGSPWALTALRQAPMWVGDFAATYGDGSVRECLSVDISDWDTPGILYGRSAKHCTAEEISAEVWAQLKVWLNTATDWLHDDDIHSWHLDPGVSWSGGVARNETPLLVNTVGSYDHRPHAHCAIENLFFGGDHVRSHIDLATMEGANESGRAAANAVLDAADDPAPRAAVYPLVALPVFDAAKKLDADRFRAGLPHVLDV from the coding sequence ATGCCTGATCAGCTGCCGACGACGTCAGCACATCCGAACCGCCGCGACGTACTACGAGGGGCCTTGGCCGCGGGAGTGGGCCTCGCGTGCGCACCCGTGCTGTCCGGTCCGGCCGCGGCGGCCGCGCCGCGGCGGCGCTCGCCGGGACTTCGCTCGGCCGGGCGCTCCGTGGCGATCTTCGGCGGCGGCATGGCCGGGCTGGCGGCCGCGCACGAACTCGCCGAACGCGCCTACGAGGTCACGGTGTACGAACCGGCGTACCTCGGTGGCAAGGCCCGCAGCATGGGAGTTCCGGGGACGGGCGCCGGTGGCCGCCGAGATCTGCCCGGCGAGCACGGATTTCGCTTCTTCCCGGGGTGCTACCAGCACGTTCCCGACACCATGCGCCGAATCCCGTTCCCGGGCAACCCGAATGGTGTGCTGGACAATCTGATCCGGGTCGAGGGCACGGTGGCCGGTCTGCGCGGCCGCCCGCCGATCTTCGCGCCGGTGGAGATCGGCTCGATCGATCAGCTGACGCCGCAGTTGCTGCAGAACACCATCGTCGGCGCGTTCGGGTTCGTCCCCGAGTTGCCGCCGCACGAGCTGGCGTTCTTCGCCAAGCAGATGGCGCTGTGGTTCACCTCCAGCGCGGAACGCCGGTTCGGCCAGTGGGAGTACGTCACCTGGGAGCAGATCATGCACGCCGAGGGTAAGTCCGCGGCGTACCGGGACTATCTGGTCAACGCGCTGACCCGGATCACCGTGGCGGCCAAACCACACCTGAGTTCGGCCCGCACCATCGGCACCATCGGCGAAGCGCTGGTGCTGGCGGCGACCGGCGCGATTCCGCAGTTCTCCGGCGGGATCGACCGCATTCTGAACCGGCCCACCAACGAGGCGTGGATCGACCCGTGGGTCGCGTATCTGCGGTCGCTCGGCGTGCGTTTCGTGCTGGGCAGCCGGGCGAGCGCGCTGCACCTCGGTGGCGGCCGGGTCGAATCGGTCACGGTCACCGACGCGCGCGGTGCGGCCGCCCGGGTCGCCGCGGACTACTACATCTGCGCGATGCCCGTGGACAAGGCGGTGCCGCTGCTGCACGACCGAATCCTGGAGGCCGATCCGCACCTGGCCGGAATGCGGGAACTGCTCACCGACTGGATGGTCGGCATCCAGTACTTCCTGCGGCGGTCCACCGAGATCCCGCAGGGGCACATCGCGGCCCTCGGCTCGCCGTGGGCGCTCACCGCCCTACGCCAGGCGCCGATGTGGGTCGGGGACTTCGCGGCGACATATGGCGACGGCAGCGTCCGGGAATGCCTGTCGGTGGATATCTCCGACTGGGACACGCCCGGCATCCTGTACGGCCGCAGCGCCAAACACTGTACCGCCGAAGAGATCTCGGCCGAGGTGTGGGCGCAGCTGAAGGTATGGCTCAATACCGCGACGGACTGGCTGCACGACGACGACATCCACTCCTGGCACCTGGATCCGGGCGTCAGCTGGTCCGGCGGCGTCGCCCGCAACGAGACGCCGCTGCTGGTGAACACGGTCGGCTCCTACGACCACCGGCCGCACGCACACTGCGCGATCGAGAATCTGTTCTTCGGCGGGGACCATGTGCGCAGCCATATCGACCTGGCGACGATGGAGGGCGCCAACGAGTCCGGGCGCGCGGCGGCCAACGCCGTCCTCGACGCGGCAGATGACCCCGCCCCGCGCGCCGCGGTGTATCCACTGGTCGCACTGCCCGTATTCGATGCCGCCAAGAAGCTCGACGCCGACCGCTTCCGGGCCGGGCTCCCGCACGTGCTCGACGTCTGA
- a CDS encoding type VII secretion target encodes MTEDLSVETDAVRAFAATHEGVAGQIAAAGNMDAVSHVAAMTPVFGVIGADYLAMFAAAQVLHCKDVNELSDKCNHLGQSAFGTAAIFDDTDSAWSATLGVLGNQIGG; translated from the coding sequence ATGACGGAGGATCTCTCTGTCGAGACCGACGCGGTCCGGGCGTTCGCCGCGACGCACGAGGGCGTGGCCGGACAGATCGCCGCCGCGGGGAATATGGATGCGGTGAGCCACGTGGCCGCCATGACCCCGGTGTTCGGCGTCATCGGCGCCGACTATCTGGCCATGTTCGCCGCCGCACAGGTCCTGCACTGCAAAGACGTGAACGAGCTGTCGGACAAATGTAATCACCTGGGGCAGTCCGCCTTCGGCACGGCGGCGATCTTCGACGACACCGACTCGGCCTGGTCGGCCACGCTCGGCGTCCTCGGCAACCAGATCGGGGGCTGA
- a CDS encoding NAD-dependent epimerase/dehydratase family protein → MKVAVTGAAGFLGTNLLHQLVAGGHEVTAIDRVRPAGAPEPGVTWVTGDVLDPESMRSALDGAEIVYHLVAVITLAHRNDLAWRVNTEGVRVVAEAARAVGVRRMVHASSIHAFNQYTCGGRIDENSPRSVDPGLPVYDRSKWQGEIELREVVDAGLDAVICNPTGVYGPIDHSDSRINTTLWDCARGRVPVMIGGGFDLVDVRDVAAGLILAGERGRTGQNYLLTGSMLTMLEVSRMAAAVNGKRGPSFAIPPKVISAVLPVLEPAAKLFGSDRVSKAAMGALLSAPVVDGGRARAELGYRPRPAQETVRDLIAFYQGASPRPEARSVA, encoded by the coding sequence ATGAAGGTCGCAGTCACCGGCGCAGCCGGCTTCCTCGGTACGAACCTGCTCCACCAGCTGGTGGCCGGCGGTCACGAGGTCACCGCCATCGATCGGGTCCGGCCGGCGGGGGCGCCGGAGCCCGGGGTCACCTGGGTGACCGGCGACGTGCTGGATCCCGAGTCGATGCGGTCGGCGCTCGACGGGGCCGAGATCGTGTATCACCTGGTCGCGGTGATCACCCTGGCGCACCGTAACGACCTGGCATGGCGGGTGAACACCGAGGGCGTGCGGGTGGTCGCCGAGGCCGCTCGCGCGGTCGGGGTGCGCCGAATGGTGCACGCCAGCTCCATCCACGCCTTCAACCAGTACACCTGCGGTGGCCGCATCGATGAGAACTCGCCCCGCTCGGTCGATCCCGGCCTCCCGGTCTACGACCGCTCGAAGTGGCAGGGCGAGATCGAGCTGCGCGAGGTCGTCGACGCCGGGCTGGACGCGGTGATCTGCAACCCGACCGGCGTGTACGGCCCGATCGATCACTCCGACTCCCGGATCAACACCACCCTCTGGGACTGCGCGCGCGGCCGGGTGCCGGTGATGATCGGCGGCGGATTCGACCTGGTCGACGTGCGCGACGTGGCGGCCGGGCTGATCCTGGCCGGCGAGCGCGGCCGGACCGGACAGAACTATCTGCTGACCGGGTCCATGCTGACGATGCTCGAGGTGAGCCGGATGGCCGCGGCCGTCAACGGCAAGCGCGGGCCGTCGTTCGCGATTCCGCCCAAGGTGATCTCGGCGGTGCTGCCGGTGCTGGAACCGGCGGCCAAGCTGTTCGGCAGCGACCGGGTGTCGAAAGCGGCGATGGGCGCGCTGCTGTCGGCGCCGGTGGTGGACGGCGGCCGGGCGCGCGCCGAACTGGGCTATCGGCCGCGCCCGGCGCAGGAGACGGTGCGCGACCTGATCGCCTTCTATCAGGGCGCGTCGCCGCGTCCGGAGGCGCGCAGCGTTGCTTGA
- a CDS encoding Rv2578c family radical SAM protein has protein sequence MRWQNQTLDADDGALPGLERAGFVRSVRTPEFEGVTFHEVLCKSALNKMPAGSGLPFDWTINPMRGCSHACRYCFARGSHEYLELDAGRDFDSQIVVKTNVVAVLRRELRRRSWQRDGVALGTNTDPYQRAEGRYRLMPGIIGALAESGTPFSILTKGTLLRRDLPLLVQAARTVRVSVAVSLAILDPDLHRGVESGTPSPRARLDLIQALAEAGFAVNVMVAPVIPCLTDGRAHLDALFGEIAAAGAASAVAFPMHLRGSTRGWFLEWLATHHPALLRRYRQLYGRGAYVTPEYSAWLRGRVEPMLARHGLNRDGSPDVVPRPDPVARRPDPQLALFA, from the coding sequence GTGCGATGGCAGAACCAGACTCTCGACGCCGATGACGGGGCGCTTCCCGGCCTCGAGCGCGCTGGTTTCGTGCGCAGCGTCCGCACGCCCGAGTTCGAGGGTGTCACCTTCCACGAGGTGCTGTGCAAGAGCGCGCTGAACAAGATGCCGGCGGGCTCCGGGTTGCCGTTCGACTGGACGATCAACCCGATGCGCGGCTGCTCGCACGCCTGCCGGTACTGCTTCGCACGCGGCAGCCACGAGTATCTGGAGCTCGACGCGGGCCGCGATTTCGACAGCCAGATCGTGGTGAAGACGAACGTCGTCGCGGTGCTGCGGCGCGAGCTGCGCCGGCGCTCGTGGCAGCGCGACGGCGTGGCGCTGGGCACCAATACCGACCCGTACCAGCGCGCCGAAGGCCGCTATCGGCTGATGCCCGGCATCATCGGCGCGCTGGCCGAGTCGGGCACGCCGTTCTCCATCCTCACCAAGGGAACACTGCTGCGCCGCGATCTACCGCTGCTCGTCCAGGCGGCGCGCACGGTCCGGGTGAGCGTCGCGGTGTCGCTCGCGATTCTCGATCCGGACCTGCATCGCGGTGTGGAATCCGGTACGCCGTCGCCGCGCGCCCGGCTCGATCTCATCCAGGCGCTGGCCGAGGCCGGTTTCGCGGTGAACGTCATGGTCGCCCCCGTGATCCCCTGCCTGACCGACGGCCGTGCTCACCTCGACGCGTTGTTCGGCGAGATCGCGGCGGCCGGGGCGGCGAGCGCGGTCGCGTTCCCGATGCATCTGCGCGGCAGCACCCGCGGCTGGTTCCTGGAATGGCTGGCGACCCACCACCCGGCGTTGTTGCGGCGCTACCGGCAGCTGTACGGTCGTGGGGCGTACGTCACACCGGAGTATTCTGCGTGGCTACGCGGTCGGGTCGAGCCGATGCTCGCGCGACACGGGTTGAACCGCGACGGGTCGCCGGACGTTGTCCCTCGGCCGGACCCGGTCGCGCGGCGGCCCGATCCGCAGCTGGCGCTGTTCGCCTGA